The Pseudofrankia inefficax genome window below encodes:
- a CDS encoding zinc-dependent alcohol dehydrogenase yields MRAAVTGSGGRFEIVTVPDPAPGPGELLLRVAACGLCGSDVKARAMMPAGTVMGHEFGGEVVAVGAGVTGWRTGSLAAVLPALSCGQCEWCRSGHVAHCASVRLVGLGGSSGGFAELAVVTTAAAVPLPDGTDPLHSALVEPFAVGLHTARTAGIKAGDDVLVVGGGSVGLTTAAWAGALGAHRVTVVDPVASRREAATSFGATDVLASLGEATPASYDVVAECAGKATLLDGCVAATRVKGRIVIAGVSVDSSPFSSLSALMKEVSIGFAVYYTPEEFRTVVAAFADGTLDPSLLLARRVQLADVDAAFDDLVAANAGAKILVEP; encoded by the coding sequence GTGCGCGCGGCGGTCACTGGTTCGGGCGGGCGTTTCGAGATCGTCACGGTGCCGGACCCGGCGCCCGGGCCCGGCGAGCTGCTGCTGCGGGTCGCGGCCTGCGGCCTGTGCGGCTCGGACGTCAAGGCGCGGGCCATGATGCCCGCGGGCACGGTGATGGGGCACGAGTTCGGCGGCGAGGTCGTCGCGGTCGGGGCCGGGGTGACCGGGTGGCGAACCGGCTCCCTGGCCGCGGTCCTGCCCGCGCTGTCCTGCGGCCAGTGCGAGTGGTGCCGGTCCGGGCACGTGGCCCACTGCGCGTCGGTCCGGCTGGTCGGCCTCGGCGGAAGCTCGGGCGGCTTCGCCGAGCTCGCGGTGGTGACCACCGCCGCGGCCGTCCCGCTGCCGGACGGGACCGACCCGCTGCACAGCGCCCTGGTCGAGCCGTTCGCGGTCGGCCTGCACACCGCGCGGACCGCCGGCATCAAGGCCGGCGACGACGTCCTCGTCGTGGGTGGGGGCAGCGTCGGGCTCACCACCGCCGCCTGGGCGGGGGCGCTCGGCGCGCACCGCGTCACCGTGGTCGACCCGGTGGCGTCGCGGCGTGAGGCCGCGACGTCGTTCGGCGCGACGGACGTCCTGGCCTCGTTGGGCGAGGCCACCCCGGCGTCCTACGACGTCGTCGCCGAGTGCGCCGGCAAGGCGACGCTGCTGGACGGCTGCGTCGCCGCGACCCGGGTGAAGGGCCGCATCGTCATCGCCGGGGTCTCCGTCGACTCGTCGCCCTTCTCGTCGCTGTCGGCGCTGATGAAGGAGGTCTCGATCGGCTTCGCCGTCTACTACACGCCCGAGGAGTTCCGGACCGTCGTCGCCGCGTTCGCCGACGGCACGCTCGACCCGTCGCTGCTGCTCGCCCGCCGGGTCCAGCTCGCGGACGTGGACGCGGCATTCGACGACCTGGTGGCCGCGAACGCCGGCGCGAAGATCCTGGTCGAGCCCTGA
- a CDS encoding EAL domain-containing protein, protein MLGLLAAARHRLGMEVSWLDRRTQDHGLVTDLVDAQGSLPGLVPGFADCSPGTTTGDAMHHRRPFVVATADRCAWPDVRELASRNGAGAYAGAPVVLCNGSVYGMLGCASRSPMPVPRERDAKFLALLAGVLADCLWPSPATAQTRDQIWLRVHLLIDAGGPDIVYQPVYDVVDGSVAVVEALSRFPAGSGGPERWFFDAETVGLGRELETAAVRNALRVLPDLPAPAVLSVNASPPVIASRGLNELFAAVPAGHLAVEVTEHARIDDYASVRVIRDELRGQGIQIALDDFGAGYCGLQRMLELRPDYVKIDRALISKIDVDPAYEVLARAVVTLSKEIGASVIAEGIETAAQLDRVSRVGIRYAQGFHLARPSRRLALASR, encoded by the coding sequence CTGGGCCTGCTCGCCGCGGCGCGCCACCGGCTCGGCATGGAGGTCTCCTGGCTGGACCGGCGGACCCAGGACCACGGTCTCGTCACCGACCTGGTCGACGCCCAGGGCTCGCTTCCCGGCCTGGTCCCCGGATTCGCGGACTGCTCCCCCGGCACCACCACCGGGGACGCCATGCACCACCGCAGGCCCTTCGTCGTCGCGACGGCCGACCGGTGCGCGTGGCCGGACGTGCGGGAGCTGGCGAGCCGCAACGGCGCGGGGGCCTATGCAGGCGCCCCGGTGGTGCTGTGCAACGGCTCGGTCTACGGGATGCTCGGCTGCGCCAGCCGGTCCCCGATGCCCGTCCCGCGTGAGCGCGACGCGAAGTTCCTCGCCCTGCTCGCCGGCGTCCTGGCCGACTGCCTGTGGCCGAGCCCCGCGACGGCCCAGACCCGGGACCAGATCTGGCTGCGGGTGCACCTGCTGATCGACGCGGGCGGCCCCGACATCGTCTACCAGCCGGTCTACGACGTCGTCGACGGCTCCGTCGCGGTCGTCGAGGCGCTCTCCCGGTTCCCGGCCGGCTCCGGCGGCCCCGAGCGGTGGTTCTTCGACGCGGAGACGGTCGGCCTCGGCCGCGAGCTGGAGACGGCCGCCGTCCGCAACGCCCTGCGCGTGCTTCCCGACCTGCCCGCGCCCGCGGTGCTCTCCGTCAACGCGTCCCCGCCCGTGATCGCCTCCCGCGGCCTCAACGAGCTGTTCGCGGCCGTCCCCGCCGGGCACCTGGCGGTCGAGGTGACGGAGCACGCCCGGATCGACGACTACGCCTCGGTCCGGGTCATCCGCGACGAGCTGCGCGGGCAGGGCATCCAGATCGCCCTGGACGACTTCGGGGCCGGCTACTGCGGCCTGCAGCGGATGCTGGAGCTGCGGCCCGACTACGTCAAGATCGACCGGGCGCTGATCTCGAAGATCGACGTCGACCCCGCGTACGAGGTGCTCGCGCGCGCGGTGGTCACGCTGAGCAAGGAGATCGGAGCCTCCGTCATCGCCGAGGGCATCGAGACCGCGGCGCAGCTCGACCGCGTGTCCAGGGTCGGCATCCGCTACGCGCAGGGCTTCCACCTGGCCAGGCCGTCCCGCCGGCTGGCCCTCGCCTCCCGGTAG